One Halichoerus grypus chromosome 1, mHalGry1.hap1.1, whole genome shotgun sequence genomic region harbors:
- the TMEM45A gene encoding transmembrane protein 45A, whose translation MGNFKGHALPGTFFIIMGIWWTTRCVLKYACKKHKRTSYLGSKALFHRIEIFEGITLVSMAITGMLGEQFITGGPHLALYDYKEGQWVDLLNWHHFTMYFFFGLLGVTNILCFLINSLPASLTKLMLSNALFVEAFIMYNHTHGREMLDIFVHQLLVLAIFVTGLIAFLELFIRTSITVELTRTSFILLQGSWFWQIGFVLYPPSGGPAWDAMDHDNIMFLTICFCWHYALSIIIVGMIYAFVTWLVKSRLQRFCPSEVGLLKNVEREQESEEEM comes from the exons ATGGGGAATTTCAAAGGTCATGCCCTCCCCGGAACCTTCTTCATTATCATGGGTATCTGGTGGACCACCAGGTGCGTTCTGAAATATGCCTGCAAAAAGCACAAGCGGACTTCCTACCTTGGCTCCAAAGCATTATTCCATCGAATAGAAATTTTTGAGGGAATCACGTTAGTCAGCATGGCTATCACCG GCATGCTTGGGGAGCAATTTATCACTGGAGGGCCCCATTTGGCCTTATATGACTATAAAGAGGGCCAGTGGGTCGACCTCCTGAACTGGCACCATTTCaccatgtatttcttctttgggctGCTGGGTGTGACAAACATCTTATGCTTTCTCATCAATTCGCTTCCCGCCTCCTTAACCAAATTAATGTTGTCAAATGCCTTATTTGTGGAGG CTTTTATCATGTATAATCACACTCATGGCCGGGAAATGCTGGACATCTTTGTGCACCAGCTGTTGGTCTTGGCCATCTTTGTGACAGGCCTGATTGCCTTCTTGGAGCTCTTCATACGGACCAGTATCACTGTGGAACTTACTCGGACAAGCTTTATCCTGCTTCAGGGGAGCTGGTTTTGGCAG attGGTTTTGTCCTTTATCCCCCCAGTGGAGGTCCTGCATGGGATGCAATGGATCATGACAACATTATGTTTCTTACCATATGCTTTTGTTGGCATTATGCATTAAGCATTATCATCGTTGGAATGATTTATGCCTTTGTCACTTG GTTGGTTAAATCTCGGCTTCAGAGGTTCTGCCCCTCAGAAGTTGGACTCCTGAAAAATGTTGAACGAGAACAAGAATCAGAAGAAGAGATGTGA